One region of Purpureocillium takamizusanense chromosome 4, complete sequence genomic DNA includes:
- a CDS encoding uncharacterized protein (EggNog:ENOG503Q5JW~COG:B), producing MASQSSDDVEAFAHRPAFRVRSEFGGARQWRSRKSRPCDACRRRKTACIIETSPPCRFCESRGIPCEASQRSPPTRRRPGRPEVALSPESLVARDGIDAGPSTAPGNAATFTSHRMPGPALAAEVPHHSRHSQSTSEGYGPDAAAVLPSPQTNPSDHGSELSEKPVANAPPPETRRPDPAHGSRDPSVLTLEDGERRHAHCIGLAGEQDTDLLASFRSVIVNETNKVDAGVVQVFAGNPLQGEPPVHFNIVMDDFIPHDNIARDMASDAIESLAGRHGPRLVSLYFQHVHPANCIVSKARFLRAYAKDKLSIPASLRGVVYALGATFWHHDPSPHQEVLALDLRTLLEQAHYSLHREYHAPNLWNLQASLLLVHERPGHTYTMETPRTWVLSSSAVASAQMVGLHREPKLWSIAPWEKSLRRRLWYATYMTDVWSSVCHGNPPHLHTSSFTTTPPQIDEMSIDEDVEDHLKHLVDPSSYSPNITASARFVGAIKLTHILHDLLDFSYSDKSYKEAATDHAARETRLLHVQRALETWLSLLPSCLSRANIASSQGSSNIASLHLAYFAVKTLLYRSLMWPVSMAAKRDPSSALRRYFDKAVADFHEFAGLIESINSQCLHGFWGAHARSHLVLSGNFLIYLFLTAPTPDEVQSTFRLLESVHTSLKRLRGIASNEDAVALLRPVVLRMDTLFTQASRIMSSGSTDLREITLSGVQI from the exons ATGGCCTCACAGTCctccgacgacgtcgaagccTTTGCGCACAGGCCCGCCTTCCGGGTCCGCTCCGAgtttggcggcgccaggcAGTGGCGAAGCCGCAAGAGCCGCCCCTGCGAcgcctgtcgccgccgcaagacGGCCTGCATCATCGAGACGTCTCCGCCAT GCCGCTTCTGCGAGTCGCGAGGCATCCCGTGTGAAGCCAGCCAGAGGTCTCCGCCGACTCGGAGAAGGCCCGGCCGTCCTGAGGTCGCACTCAGTCCCGAGAGCTTGGTCGCCCGGGATGGCATTGACGCAGGACCCTCGACCGCCCCCGGCAACGCTGCGACCTTCACGTCGCACCGCATGCCGGGACCAGCCCTTGCTGCCGAGGTACCGCACCATAGCCGGCACAGCCAGAGCACGTCCGAAGGCTACGGCcccgacgctgctgccgtcctGCCATCGCCTCAGACGAATCCAAGTGATCATGGCAGCGAGTTATCTGAGAAGCCCGTggccaacgcgccgccgcccgagaccCGTCGACCCGACCCAGCCCACGGGTCACGCGACCCGTCCGTCCTGACCCTAGAGGATGGTGAGAGGCGGCATGCTCACTGCATCGGCCTAGCAGGCGAGCAAGACACGGATCTGCTCGCCTCGTTCCGctccgtcatcgtcaacgagaCCAACAAGGTCGATGCTGGCGTCGTGCAGGTCTTCGCCGGAAACCCGCTGCAGGGGGAACCTCCCGTCCACTTCAACATAGTCATGGACGACTTCATTCCGCACGATAACATCGCCAGAGATATGGCGtccgacgccatcgagagcctggctgggcgccatggcccgAGGCTGGTCTCGCTCTACTTTCAGCACGTCCACCCTGCCAATTGCATTGTCTCCAAGGCCCGCTTTCTTCGAGCTTACGCAAAGGACAAGCTGTCGATCCCCGCCTCGCTGCGCGGTGTGGTCtacgccctcggcgccacgTTCTGGCACCACGATCCGAGCCCGCATCAAGAAGTCCTGGCTCTCGACCTGCGCACGCTCCTCGAGCAAGCTCACTACTCCCTACACAGAGAATACCACGCGCCAAATTTGTGGAACCTCCAGGCGTCCCTGCTCCTTGTTCACGAGAGACCTGGACACACCTATACCATGGAAACGCCGCGGACCTGGGTGCTCTCCTCGTCAgccgtggcgtcggcgcagATGGTGGGCCTTCACCGAGAACCAAAGCTATGGAGCATTGCTCCCTGGGAAAAAAGCCTTCGGAGGCGATTGTGGTATGCGACGTACATGACTGACGTCTGgtcgtctgtctgtcacGGCAACCCCCCTCACTTGCATACAAGctccttcaccaccacccctccgCAAATAGACGAGATGTCGATCGAtgaggacgtcgaggaccaCTTGAAACATCTTGTGGATCCGTCGAGCTACTCGCCCAACATCACTGCGAGCGCTCGTTTTGTCGGAGCCATTAAGCTCACGCACATACTCCATGACCTTTTGGACTTTTCCTA CTCCGACAAGTCATACAAAGAAGCTGCCACCGACCATGCAGCTCGGGAGACGAGACTGCTGCACGTACAGAGAGCACTGGAGACTTGGCTATCCTTACTGCCGAGCTGTCTCAGCCGAGCTAACATCGCTTCCAGTCAGGGATCTAGCAACATTG CATCCTTGCATTTGGCCTACTTTGCCGTCAAGACGCTATTGTACCGGTCGTTGATGTGGCCTGTTAGCATGGCCGCGAAGCGCGACCCGTCATCCGCACTTCGTCGCTACTTTGACAAGGCCGTTGCCGACTTCCACGAGTTTGCGGGCCTTATTGAGAGCATCAACTCTCAGTGCCTACATGGCTTCTGGGGGGCGC ATGCTCGATCACACCTGGTTTTGAGCGGCAATTTCCTCATCTACCTGTTCCTCACGGCCccgacgcccgacgaggtgcAGTCCACGTTTAGACTCCTTGAGAGCGTACACACGTCTCTCAAGCGGCTGCGCGGAATTGCAAGCAACGAGGATGCCGTTGCCCTGCTGCGGCCTGTCGTGCTACGGATGGACACGCTCTTCACACAAGCGTCACGGATAATGAGCTCGGGGTCGACAGACCTCCGAGAGATTACGCTGTCGGGTGTGCAGATATGA
- a CDS encoding uncharacterized protein (EggNog:ENOG503Q5JW~COG:B): MASQSSDDVEAFAHRPAFRVRSEFGGARQWRSRKSRPCDACRRRKTACIIETSPPCRFCESRGIPCEASQRSPPTRRRPGRPEVALSPESLVARDGIDAGPSTAPGNAATFTSHRMPGPALAAEVPHHSRHSQSTSEGYGPDAAAVLPSPQTNPSDHGSELSEKPVANAPPPETRRPDPAHGSRDPSVLTLEDGERRHAHCIGLAGEQDTDLLASFRSVIVNETNKVDAGVVQVFAGNPLQGEPPVHFNIVMDDFIPHDNIARDMASDAIESLAGRHGPRLVSLYFQHVHPANCIVSKARFLRAYAKDKLSIPASLRGVVYALGATFWHHDPSPHQEVLALDLRTLLEQAHYSLHREYHAPNLWNLQASLLLVHERPGHTYTMETPRTWVLSSSAVASAQMVGLHREPKLWSIAPWEKSLRRRLWYATYMTDVWSSVCHGNPPHLHTSSFTTTPPQIDEMSIDEDVEDHLKHLVDPSSYSPNITASARFVGAIKLTHILHDLLDFS, encoded by the exons ATGGCCTCACAGTCctccgacgacgtcgaagccTTTGCGCACAGGCCCGCCTTCCGGGTCCGCTCCGAgtttggcggcgccaggcAGTGGCGAAGCCGCAAGAGCCGCCCCTGCGAcgcctgtcgccgccgcaagacGGCCTGCATCATCGAGACGTCTCCGCCAT GCCGCTTCTGCGAGTCGCGAGGCATCCCGTGTGAAGCCAGCCAGAGGTCTCCGCCGACTCGGAGAAGGCCCGGCCGTCCTGAGGTCGCACTCAGTCCCGAGAGCTTGGTCGCCCGGGATGGCATTGACGCAGGACCCTCGACCGCCCCCGGCAACGCTGCGACCTTCACGTCGCACCGCATGCCGGGACCAGCCCTTGCTGCCGAGGTACCGCACCATAGCCGGCACAGCCAGAGCACGTCCGAAGGCTACGGCcccgacgctgctgccgtcctGCCATCGCCTCAGACGAATCCAAGTGATCATGGCAGCGAGTTATCTGAGAAGCCCGTggccaacgcgccgccgcccgagaccCGTCGACCCGACCCAGCCCACGGGTCACGCGACCCGTCCGTCCTGACCCTAGAGGATGGTGAGAGGCGGCATGCTCACTGCATCGGCCTAGCAGGCGAGCAAGACACGGATCTGCTCGCCTCGTTCCGctccgtcatcgtcaacgagaCCAACAAGGTCGATGCTGGCGTCGTGCAGGTCTTCGCCGGAAACCCGCTGCAGGGGGAACCTCCCGTCCACTTCAACATAGTCATGGACGACTTCATTCCGCACGATAACATCGCCAGAGATATGGCGtccgacgccatcgagagcctggctgggcgccatggcccgAGGCTGGTCTCGCTCTACTTTCAGCACGTCCACCCTGCCAATTGCATTGTCTCCAAGGCCCGCTTTCTTCGAGCTTACGCAAAGGACAAGCTGTCGATCCCCGCCTCGCTGCGCGGTGTGGTCtacgccctcggcgccacgTTCTGGCACCACGATCCGAGCCCGCATCAAGAAGTCCTGGCTCTCGACCTGCGCACGCTCCTCGAGCAAGCTCACTACTCCCTACACAGAGAATACCACGCGCCAAATTTGTGGAACCTCCAGGCGTCCCTGCTCCTTGTTCACGAGAGACCTGGACACACCTATACCATGGAAACGCCGCGGACCTGGGTGCTCTCCTCGTCAgccgtggcgtcggcgcagATGGTGGGCCTTCACCGAGAACCAAAGCTATGGAGCATTGCTCCCTGGGAAAAAAGCCTTCGGAGGCGATTGTGGTATGCGACGTACATGACTGACGTCTGgtcgtctgtctgtcacGGCAACCCCCCTCACTTGCATACAAGctccttcaccaccacccctccgCAAATAGACGAGATGTCGATCGAtgaggacgtcgaggaccaCTTGAAACATCTTGTGGATCCGTCGAGCTACTCGCCCAACATCACTGCGAGCGCTCGTTTTGTCGGAGCCATTAAGCTCACGCACATACTCCATGACCTTTTGGACTTTTCCTAG
- a CDS encoding uncharacterized protein (EggNog:ENOG503NVRP~COG:Q) translates to MAITTTTSSLSANDNNNNNDKPVGSSIPIIDFAALLSEDEDDDNLRPEQYAKVGGELYQAFKKVGFAYVKNHGVPQDMVDEAFEWSRRFFALPQSEKDKVPHPPEGWYHRGYSGVGREKVSQNVFDAEGIARERSVPDCKESFEMGGEHEERLRNIMPDEHVLPGFRAFFARFFDACYRLELRLLRAVAVGMGLGGDPDYFVDYHRARSNQIRLLHYPPVEEELLAQGKVDCIGAHTDFCTLTVLFQDEVGGLEVGTAAACDGDAGDAGDAAAGGGGSNSSSRFTPAPFIPGTAVVNIGDFLMRWTNDELKSTLHHVRTPPVDERDVEPGRPRMTRERYSIPYFVAADGHRTIDCVPGCWGPGRPKKYAPINAGEYMDMRLNATY, encoded by the exons atggccatcaccaccaccacctcctccctctccgcaaacgacaacaacaacaacaacgacaagcCAGTCGGCAGCAGTATCCCCATCATCGACTTCGCGGCGCTCCTGTctgaagacgaagacgacgacaacctGCGGCCCGAGCAGTACGCCAAGGTCGGGGGCGAGCTGTATCAGGCCTTTAAGAAGGTCGGCTTCGCATACGTCAAGAACCATGGCGTGCCGCAGGacatggtcgacgaggccttTGAATGG AGCCGCAGGTTCTTCGCCCTCCCGCAGAGCGAAAAGGACAAGGTGCCGCACCCGCCCGAGGGGTGGTACCACCGGGGCTACTCGGGCGTCGGGCGCGAAAAGGTGTCGCAAAACGTcttcgacgccgagggcatcgcgcgcgagcgcagCGTGCCCGACTGCAAGGAGTCGTTTGAGatgggcggcgagcacgaggagCGCCTGCGCAACATCATGCCCGACGAGCACGTCCTGCCGGGCTTCCGCGCCTTCTTCGCCCGCTTCTTCGACGCCTGCTaccgcctcgagctgcgcctgctgcgcgccgtcgccgtcggcatgggcctcggcggcgacccggacTACTTTGTCGACTACCACCGCGCCCGCAGCAACCAGATCCGCCTCCTGCACTacccgcccgtcgaggaggagctcctcgcccaggGCAAGGTCGACTGCATCGGCGCGCACACCGACTTTTGCACCCTGACGGTGCTGTTTcaggacgaggtcggcgggctcgaggtcgggacggcggcggcctgcgatggcgatgctggtgatgctggtgatgcagctgctggtggtggcggcagcaacagcagcagtagATTCACCCCCGCGCCCTTCATCCCCggcacggccgtcgtcaacatcgGCGACTTCCTCATGCGCTGGACCAACGACGAGCTCAAGTCGACGCTGCACCACGTGCGCAccccgcccgtcgacgagcgcgacgtcgagcccggccgcccgcgcatGACGCGCGAGCGCTACTCCATCCCCTacttcgtcgccgccgacggccaccgTACCATCGACTGCGTCCCCGGCTGCTGggggcccggccgccccAAAAAGTACGCCCCCATCAACGCGGGCGAGTACATGGACATGCGCCTCAATGCCACGTACTAG
- a CDS encoding uncharacterized protein (COG:S~EggNog:ENOG503NU9F) — protein sequence MAPATDPYTRASFGLNTGNAIPAVGLGTWQSSDSQTRDAVKHALQSGYRHIDTALNYGNEKEVGEGIRASSVAREDIWVTTKLDNPWHHRTRQGFETSLKDLGIGYIDLFLIHFPCSTDPDDGSRHLRDWDYVKTWQEMQKLLDTGKVKNIGVSNFQIRHLDKLLSDPSCKIVPAVNQLELHPYNPSPKLLDYCASKGIHCTAYSCLGGHTKSPWNNHTDLVENPTVLKVAQQKNKTPAQILVKWGLQRGTSVIPKSVTPARIDSNFNLDGWSLTDEEHAEISGIKTRAKVVGDSWMPIKVFFGDDE from the exons ATGGCCCCCGCGACCGACCCCTACACCAGGGCCAGCTTCGGCCTCAACACGGGCAACGCCATCcctgccgtcggcctcggcaccTGGCAGTCCTCTGACTCGCAGAcgcgcgatgccgtcaagCACGCTCTCCAGAGTGGCTACCGCCACATCGACACGGCCCTCAACTACGGCAACGAGAAGGAGGTTGGAGAAGGCATCAGGGCCTCGAGCGTTGCTCGCGAAGACATCTGGGTCACCACCAAGCTGGACAACCCCTGGCACCACCGCACCCGCCAAGGTTTCGAAACGTCTCTCAAAGACCTCGGCATTGGCTACATCGACTTGTTCCTCATCCACTTCCCGTGCTCCACCGACCCCGATGATGGCTCCAGACACCTGCGCGACTGGGACTATGTCAAGACATG GCAGGAGATGCAAAAGCTGCTTGACACGGGCAAGGTGAAGAACATTGGCGTTTCCAACTTTCAGATCCGTCACCTCGACAAACTTCTCAGCGATCCCTCCTGCAAGATTGTGCCAGCCGTCAACCAGCTTGAG CTGCATCCTTATAACCCATC GCCCAAGCTGCTCGACTACTGCGCGTCCAAGGGAATTCACTGCACCGCCTACTCTTGTCTGGGCGGGCACACAAAGTCCCCGTGGAACAACCACaccgacctcgtcgagaaCCCCACGGTACTCAAGGTTGCCCAACAAAAGAACAAAACGCCGGCACAGATACT GGTAAAATGGGGCTTGCAGCGAGGGACCAGTGTCATCCCTAAGAGCGTCACCCCCGCACGCATTGACTCCAACTTTAATTTGGATGGCTGGTCTCTAACAGATGAGGAACACGCCGAGATAAGCGGCATCAAGACGCGGGCAAAGGTGGTGGGCGACAGCTGGATGCCGATCAAGGTCTTTTTTGGCGATGATGAGTAG
- a CDS encoding uncharacterized protein (EggNog:ENOG503NUYC~COG:F~COG:H~TransMembrane:11 (o77-99i120-140o174-190i197-218o238-257i277-298o329-350i371-388o394-419i444-464o484-504i)): protein MGVDWPQMKRKLECPKDEDAKYENTAWCNRDLIPIPPDRRTYGIWSYVGYWTVSGSNISAWSTGSTLLAFGLSPPQAIGVVILGGVLTGCLAVACGWMGANHHIGFTVSSRFSWGMRGSYFPVLLRVFVACMWFGIQAFWGGQATRVCIGAIIPGFAHMKNYFSASSHLETKDFIGLLIWMAAFIPGILIRPERLQIPFVVCFFLFCGCCLGLLIWSVSQAGGVGSMFQMPSTTPNVGWAFMFGITSILGAWGGGTLGQSDWTRYAKTRHAPTPSQLLASPLTIFITAIIGIIVTSASRDVLGGEVIWNPIFLLAAIQEHYQSSSGVRAGVFFAALGLVASQFSISVVLNSVSCGMDMAGLWPRYINIRRGAYIMAIIGIAIQPWQLLTTAAKFLAVLSGFGVFLAPATGILLADYLVVRRRKLKLNDLYVGDRTSIYWFRNGFNWRAFVVFLMSCWPLLPGLVATVNGYTGPKYDGWVRLYNLTFLVGLAWSFVMFWVVNIIFPVDGLGQEAEFEDEAVFGVGAADGSSDVNLEAENGNTRSKEDVDVRLAHA, encoded by the exons ATGGGTGTCGACTGGCCCCAAATGAAGCGAAAGCTCGAATG CCCCAAAGATGAGGACGCAAAATACGAAAACACGGCCTGGTGCAACCGTGATTTGATTCCTATTCCTCCGGACCGCCGCACCTATGGCATCTGGTCCTACGTTG GTTACTGGACCGTCTCGGGATCCAATATCTCAGCATGGTCAACGGGAAGCACTCTACTTGCCTTTGGCCTTAGCCCTCCGCAGGCCATTGGCGTCGTC ATCCTTGGCGGTGTCCTCACCGGCTGCCTCGCAGTTGCCTGCGGCTGGATGGGTGCCAACCACCATATTGGGTTCACCGTATCTAGTCGCTTCTCTTGGGGCATGCGAGGCTCTTATT TCCCCGTGCTGCTTCGCGTATTCGTCGCATGCATGTGGTTTGGCATTCAGGCCTTCTGGGGCGGCCAAGCTACCCGGGTCTGTATTGGTGCCATTATTCCTG GTTTTGCCCACATGAAGAACTACTTCTCCGCAAGCTCACATCTTGAGACGAAGGACTTCATCGGTCTTCTCATATGGATGGCAGCCTTCATCCCTGGCATTCTCATCAGGCCCGAGAGGCTACAGATACCCTTTGTCGTGTGTTTCTTTCTCTTCTGCGGGTGCTGTCTCGGCTTGCTCATATG GAGTGTTTCTCaagctggcggcgtcggtaGCATGTTCCAGATGCCTTCCACCACTCCCAATGTCGGTTGGGCGTTCATGTTTGGCATCACCTCAATTCTCGGAGCCTGGGGTGGCGGCACATTGGGTCAGTCCGATTGGACTCGATATGCCAAAACGAGGCACGCACCCACGCCCTCGCAGCTTCTCGCCTCCCCCTTGACGATTTTTATCACTGCTATAATTGGAATCATTGTCACGAGCGCCTCTCGTGATGTTCTTGGAGGAGAAGTCATCTGGAATCCCATCTTCCTTCTGGCGGCCATTCAGGAACACTACCAGTCAAGCTCGGGCGTGCGGGCCGGCGTCTTCtttgccgcccttggcctaGTTGCTTCTCAGTTCTCG ATATCCGTGGTGCTTAACTCCGTCTCGTGCggcatggacatggccgGTCTGTGGCCACGATACATAAACATCAGACGCGGGGCCTACATCATGGCAATCATTGGAATTGCTATCCA GCCTTGGCAACTGCTTACCACGGCTGCCAAGTTTCTTGCAGTTCTCAGTGGCTTTGGTGTTTTCCTTGCTCCTGCGAC TGGGATTTTGCTCGCCGATTACCTGGTCGTCCGACGTCGCAAGCTGAAGCTAAACGATCTTTACGTCGGGGACCGTACCTCTATATATTGGTTCCGAAACGGATTTAACTGGCGAGCGTTCGTGGTCTTTCTCATGAGCTGCTGGCCACTACTTC CCGGCCTAGTAGCAACAGTCAATGGGTATACTGGCCCAAAATATGACGGATGGGTCCGCCTGTACAACTTGACCTTCCTAGTTGGCCTCGCCTGGAGCTTTGTCATGTTCTGGGTTGTCAACATCATATTTCCTGTCGATGGCTTGGGGCAGGAGGCAGAATTCGAAGACGAGGCTGTCTTCggtgtcggcgccgcggatgGTTCAAGTGATGTCAATTTAGAGGCAGAGAATGGGAACACAAGGAGTAAAGAGGACGTAGATGTTAGGTTGGCACATGCCTAA
- a CDS encoding uncharacterized protein (TransMembrane:11 (o56-74i94-114o148-164i171-192o212-231i251-272o303-324i345-362o368-393i418-438o458-478i)~EggNog:ENOG503NUYC~COG:F~COG:H) gives MASGPTLVTGPSRDPISQHGQREALYLPLALALRRPLASSYVYVTGSIASLTDLKILGGVLTGCLAVACGWMGANHHIGFTVSSRFSWGMRGSYFPVLLRVFVACMWFGIQAFWGGQATRVCIGAIIPGFAHMKNYFSASSHLETKDFIGLLIWMAAFIPGILIRPERLQIPFVVCFFLFCGCCLGLLIWSVSQAGGVGSMFQMPSTTPNVGWAFMFGITSILGAWGGGTLGQSDWTRYAKTRHAPTPSQLLASPLTIFITAIIGIIVTSASRDVLGGEVIWNPIFLLAAIQEHYQSSSGVRAGVFFAALGLVASQFSISVVLNSVSCGMDMAGLWPRYINIRRGAYIMAIIGIAIQPWQLLTTAAKFLAVLSGFGVFLAPATGILLADYLVVRRRKLKLNDLYVGDRTSIYWFRNGFNWRAFVVFLMSCWPLLPGLVATVNGYTGPKYDGWVRLYNLTFLVGLAWSFVMFWVVNIIFPVDGLGQEAEFEDEAVFGVGAADGSSDVNLEAENGNTRSKEDVDVRLAHA, from the exons ATGGCATCTGGTCCTACGTTG GTTACTGGACCGTCTCGGGATCCAATATCTCAGCATGGTCAACGGGAAGCACTCTACTTGCCTTTGGCCTTAGCCCTCCGCAGGCCATTGGCGTCGTCGTACGTTTACGTTACTGGCTCAATTGCGTCGCTAACAGACCTCAAGATCCTTGGCGGTGTCCTCACCGGCTGCCTCGCAGTTGCCTGCGGCTGGATGGGTGCCAACCACCATATTGGGTTCACCGTATCTAGTCGCTTCTCTTGGGGCATGCGAGGCTCTTATT TCCCCGTGCTGCTTCGCGTATTCGTCGCATGCATGTGGTTTGGCATTCAGGCCTTCTGGGGCGGCCAAGCTACCCGGGTCTGTATTGGTGCCATTATTCCTG GTTTTGCCCACATGAAGAACTACTTCTCCGCAAGCTCACATCTTGAGACGAAGGACTTCATCGGTCTTCTCATATGGATGGCAGCCTTCATCCCTGGCATTCTCATCAGGCCCGAGAGGCTACAGATACCCTTTGTCGTGTGTTTCTTTCTCTTCTGCGGGTGCTGTCTCGGCTTGCTCATATG GAGTGTTTCTCaagctggcggcgtcggtaGCATGTTCCAGATGCCTTCCACCACTCCCAATGTCGGTTGGGCGTTCATGTTTGGCATCACCTCAATTCTCGGAGCCTGGGGTGGCGGCACATTGGGTCAGTCCGATTGGACTCGATATGCCAAAACGAGGCACGCACCCACGCCCTCGCAGCTTCTCGCCTCCCCCTTGACGATTTTTATCACTGCTATAATTGGAATCATTGTCACGAGCGCCTCTCGTGATGTTCTTGGAGGAGAAGTCATCTGGAATCCCATCTTCCTTCTGGCGGCCATTCAGGAACACTACCAGTCAAGCTCGGGCGTGCGGGCCGGCGTCTTCtttgccgcccttggcctaGTTGCTTCTCAGTTCTCG ATATCCGTGGTGCTTAACTCCGTCTCGTGCggcatggacatggccgGTCTGTGGCCACGATACATAAACATCAGACGCGGGGCCTACATCATGGCAATCATTGGAATTGCTATCCA GCCTTGGCAACTGCTTACCACGGCTGCCAAGTTTCTTGCAGTTCTCAGTGGCTTTGGTGTTTTCCTTGCTCCTGCGAC TGGGATTTTGCTCGCCGATTACCTGGTCGTCCGACGTCGCAAGCTGAAGCTAAACGATCTTTACGTCGGGGACCGTACCTCTATATATTGGTTCCGAAACGGATTTAACTGGCGAGCGTTCGTGGTCTTTCTCATGAGCTGCTGGCCACTACTTC CCGGCCTAGTAGCAACAGTCAATGGGTATACTGGCCCAAAATATGACGGATGGGTCCGCCTGTACAACTTGACCTTCCTAGTTGGCCTCGCCTGGAGCTTTGTCATGTTCTGGGTTGTCAACATCATATTTCCTGTCGATGGCTTGGGGCAGGAGGCAGAATTCGAAGACGAGGCTGTCTTCggtgtcggcgccgcggatgGTTCAAGTGATGTCAATTTAGAGGCAGAGAATGGGAACACAAGGAGTAAAGAGGACGTAGATGTTAGGTTGGCACATGCCTAA